In Pseudomonas rhizosphaerae, one DNA window encodes the following:
- a CDS encoding DUF1456 family protein — translation MIHNDVLRSVRYMLDISDGKVADITALGGLEISKADVISYTKKDEEEGFEHCPDAVLAHFLDGLVIYRRGRDESRPAQPVELPVTNNIVLKKLRVAFELKEDDMHAVLKSVDFPVSKPELSALFRKFGHNNYRPCGDQLLRNFLKGLTLRVRG, via the coding sequence ATGATTCACAACGATGTACTGCGCAGCGTGCGCTACATGCTCGACATCAGCGATGGCAAAGTGGCCGACATCACGGCACTGGGCGGGCTGGAGATCAGCAAGGCCGACGTCATCAGCTACACCAAGAAGGATGAGGAAGAAGGTTTCGAGCATTGCCCGGACGCCGTTCTGGCGCACTTTCTCGATGGCCTGGTGATCTATCGTCGTGGCCGTGACGAGAGCCGTCCCGCCCAGCCGGTCGAGCTGCCGGTCACCAACAACATCGTGCTGAAGAAACTGCGCGTTGCCTTCGAACTCAAGGAAGACGACATGCACGCCGTGCTCAAGTCGGTCGACTTCCCGGTGTCCAAGCCCGAGCTGAGCGCCCTGTTCCGCAAGTTTGGCCATAACAACTACCGCCCCTGCGGCGACCAGTTGCTGCGCAACTTCCTCAAGGGCCTGACCTTGCGGGTCCGCGGTTAA
- a CDS encoding rRNA pseudouridine synthase — MSEPIRLSKRLIELVGCSRREAELFIEGGWVSVDGVVVDEPQFKVDAQKVELDPQAKAEAPEPVTLLLHQAPGQSAEEALATLTAQTLSSEHGFGKRPLKGHFLRLSCAAELPANASGLQIFTQDWKTLRKLTADAAKIEQEYVVEITGEMSPHGLNRLNHGAMYKGKTLPAVKASWQNETRLRFALKNPAPGVLQQLCASVGLTIVSIRRIRVGGVSMGKLPLDQWRYLSTKEKF; from the coding sequence ATGTCTGAACCCATTCGTCTCTCCAAACGCCTCATCGAACTGGTCGGGTGTTCCCGCCGCGAGGCTGAACTCTTCATCGAAGGCGGCTGGGTGTCCGTGGATGGCGTGGTGGTCGACGAGCCGCAGTTCAAGGTGGACGCGCAAAAGGTCGAGCTCGATCCCCAGGCTAAGGCCGAAGCACCGGAGCCGGTGACCCTGTTGCTGCACCAGGCACCGGGCCAGAGCGCCGAAGAGGCGCTGGCCACCCTTACCGCGCAAACCTTGTCCAGCGAGCACGGCTTCGGCAAGCGCCCTCTCAAAGGCCACTTCCTGCGCCTGAGCTGCGCGGCCGAGCTGCCGGCCAATGCCAGCGGCCTGCAGATCTTCACCCAGGATTGGAAGACCCTGCGCAAGCTGACCGCCGACGCGGCCAAGATCGAACAGGAATACGTGGTGGAAATCACCGGCGAGATGAGCCCCCACGGCCTCAATCGCCTCAACCACGGCGCGATGTACAAGGGCAAGACGCTGCCGGCGGTCAAGGCCAGTTGGCAGAACGAGACACGCCTGCGCTTCGCCCTGAAAAATCCAGCCCCCGGCGTGCTGCAGCAACTGTGCGCCAGTGTCGGCCTGACGATCGTCTCGATCCGCCGCATTCGCGTGGGCGGGGTATCGATGGGCAAGCTGCCGCTGGATCAGTGGCGCTACCTTTCGACCAAGGAAAAATTCTGA
- the rimO gene encoding 30S ribosomal protein S12 methylthiotransferase RimO has product MSTTPSSAAPKVGFVSLGCPKALVDSERILTQLRMEGYQVVPTYEDADVVVVNTCGFIDTAKAESLEVIGEALKENGKVIVTGCMGVEENAIRKVHPSVLSVTGPQQYEQVVNAVHQVVPPRHDHNPLIDLVPPQGIKLTPRHYAYLKISEGCNHSCSFCIIPSMRGKLVSRPVGDVLSEAERLVKAGVKEVLVISQDTSAYGVDVKYKTDFWNGRPVKTRMLELCEALSSLGVWVRLHYVYPYPNVDDIIPLMAAGKILPYLDIPFQHASPKVLKAMKRPAFEDKTLARIKKWREQCPDLIIRSTFIVGFPGETEEDFQYLLDWLSEAQLDRVGCFQYSPVEGAPANLLDAAIVPDDVKQDRWDRFMAHQQAISAARLQMRIGKRVEVLIDEVEEQGAVGRCFFDAPEIDGNVFIDDATHLKPGDKVWCTIVDADEYDLWAELA; this is encoded by the coding sequence ATGTCCACCACTCCTTCGTCGGCCGCTCCAAAGGTCGGCTTCGTCTCGCTGGGTTGCCCCAAGGCCCTGGTCGACTCCGAGCGCATCCTGACTCAGTTGCGCATGGAAGGTTACCAAGTGGTACCGACCTACGAAGACGCCGACGTCGTGGTGGTCAACACCTGTGGCTTCATCGACACCGCCAAGGCGGAGTCGCTGGAAGTGATCGGCGAAGCGCTCAAGGAGAACGGCAAGGTCATCGTCACCGGTTGCATGGGCGTCGAAGAAAATGCCATTCGCAAGGTGCACCCCAGCGTGCTGTCGGTCACCGGCCCCCAGCAATACGAGCAGGTGGTCAACGCGGTGCACCAGGTGGTGCCACCTCGACACGATCACAACCCGCTGATCGACCTGGTGCCGCCCCAGGGCATCAAGCTGACGCCGCGCCATTACGCCTACCTGAAGATTTCCGAAGGCTGCAACCACAGTTGCAGCTTCTGCATCATCCCCTCGATGCGCGGCAAGCTGGTCAGCCGCCCGGTGGGCGATGTGCTGAGCGAGGCCGAGCGCCTGGTCAAGGCCGGGGTAAAGGAAGTGCTGGTGATTTCCCAGGACACCAGCGCCTATGGCGTAGACGTCAAGTACAAGACTGATTTCTGGAACGGTCGCCCGGTCAAGACGCGCATGCTCGAACTGTGCGAAGCCCTGAGCAGCCTGGGTGTCTGGGTCCGCCTGCACTACGTGTACCCCTACCCCAACGTCGACGACATCATTCCACTGATGGCCGCCGGCAAGATCCTGCCGTACTTGGACATTCCATTCCAGCACGCTAGCCCGAAAGTGCTCAAGGCGATGAAGCGCCCGGCCTTCGAAGACAAGACCCTGGCGCGCATCAAGAAGTGGCGCGAGCAGTGCCCGGACCTGATCATCCGCTCGACCTTCATCGTCGGCTTCCCCGGCGAAACCGAAGAAGACTTCCAGTACCTGCTGGACTGGCTGAGCGAAGCGCAGCTGGACCGCGTCGGCTGCTTCCAGTATTCGCCGGTCGAGGGCGCACCGGCCAACCTGCTGGACGCCGCCATCGTTCCGGATGACGTGAAGCAGGACCGCTGGGATCGCTTCATGGCGCACCAGCAGGCAATCAGCGCCGCACGTCTGCAGATGCGCATCGGCAAGCGTGTGGAAGTGTTGATCGATGAAGTGGAAGAACAAGGCGCGGTTGGCCGCTGCTTCTTCGATGCTCCGGAAATCGACGGCAACGTGTTCATCGACGATGCCACCCACCTCAAGCCGGGCGACAAGGTCTGGTGCACCATCGTCGACGCCGACGAATACGATTTGTGGGCCGAACTGGCCTGA
- a CDS encoding potassium transporter Kup, with amino-acid sequence MVQASSDGSSGHSTARPIGMLVAAVGVVYGDIGTSPLYTLKEVFSGGYGVPISHDGVLGILSLIFWSLIWVVSIKYMLFVLRADNQGEGGIMALTALATRATAALPRLRALMVVCGLAGAALFYGDSMITPAVSVLSAIEGMELAFDGLERWVVPMALVVLVALFLIQKHGTQRIGKLFGPVMVVWFLVLGLLGAYGVYQHPEVLKAFNPMWAVRFFIVHPGMGVAILGAVVLALTGAEALYADMGHFGRKPIARAWFILVLPALVLNYFGQGGLLLENPEAARNPFFLLAPGWALVPLVALSTLATVIASQAVISGAFSLTQQAIQLGYIPRMHIQHTSSSEQGQIYIGAVNWALMVGVVLLVIGFESSGALASAYGVAVTGTMLMTTILVSAVMLLLWKWPPVLAVPVLLGCLLVDGLFFAANVPKIIQGGAFPVLAGTVLFILMTTWKRGKQLLVERIDEGGLPLPIFIGSISVQPPHRVQGTAVFLTARSDAVPHALLHNMLHNQVLHEQVVLLTVVNEDTPRVPLARRFEVQSYGEGFFRVILHYGFMDEPDVPAALALCDLPDLDFSPMRTTYFLSRETVIASKLAGMARWREQLFAFMLKNANGNLRFFKLPVNRVIELGTQVEM; translated from the coding sequence ATGGTTCAGGCAAGTAGTGACGGCAGCAGCGGGCATTCGACGGCCCGACCGATCGGCATGCTGGTGGCAGCGGTCGGTGTCGTGTATGGCGACATTGGTACCAGCCCGTTGTACACGCTTAAGGAAGTCTTTTCCGGCGGCTATGGCGTACCCATTTCCCACGATGGTGTGCTGGGTATCCTTTCATTGATCTTCTGGTCGCTGATCTGGGTCGTTTCGATCAAGTACATGCTGTTCGTGCTGCGCGCCGACAACCAGGGCGAAGGCGGCATCATGGCCTTGACTGCACTGGCAACCCGCGCCACTGCCGCATTGCCCCGACTGCGTGCCCTGATGGTGGTGTGCGGACTGGCCGGCGCTGCGCTGTTCTACGGCGACAGCATGATCACGCCCGCGGTCTCGGTGCTTTCAGCCATCGAGGGCATGGAGCTGGCCTTCGATGGCCTGGAGCGTTGGGTGGTGCCCATGGCGTTAGTCGTGCTGGTCGCGCTGTTCCTGATTCAGAAACACGGCACGCAACGGATCGGCAAGTTGTTCGGGCCGGTGATGGTCGTATGGTTCCTGGTGCTGGGGCTGCTCGGCGCCTACGGCGTGTATCAGCACCCCGAGGTGCTCAAGGCGTTCAATCCGATGTGGGCGGTGCGCTTTTTCATCGTCCACCCCGGCATGGGCGTGGCGATCCTCGGTGCCGTGGTGCTGGCGCTGACCGGCGCCGAGGCGCTGTATGCCGACATGGGCCATTTTGGCCGCAAGCCGATTGCCCGGGCCTGGTTCATTCTGGTGCTGCCCGCTCTGGTGCTCAACTACTTCGGCCAAGGCGGCCTGCTGCTGGAAAACCCCGAGGCGGCGCGTAACCCGTTCTTTCTGCTGGCGCCGGGCTGGGCTTTGGTGCCGCTGGTGGCATTGTCGACCCTGGCCACCGTGATCGCTTCGCAGGCGGTAATTTCCGGGGCCTTTTCCCTGACCCAGCAGGCCATCCAGCTGGGTTACATTCCGCGCATGCACATCCAGCACACGTCGAGCAGCGAACAGGGGCAGATCTACATCGGCGCGGTTAACTGGGCGTTGATGGTCGGTGTGGTATTGCTGGTCATCGGCTTCGAATCCTCCGGCGCCCTGGCATCGGCCTACGGTGTGGCGGTCACGGGCACGATGCTGATGACCACGATACTGGTCTCGGCCGTGATGCTGCTGCTGTGGAAATGGCCACCGGTGCTGGCGGTGCCGGTCCTGCTTGGCTGCCTCCTGGTCGATGGTCTGTTCTTCGCCGCCAACGTGCCGAAGATTATCCAGGGCGGCGCGTTTCCGGTGCTGGCGGGGACCGTTCTGTTCATTCTCATGACCACCTGGAAGCGCGGCAAGCAACTGCTGGTGGAGCGGATCGACGAGGGCGGGCTGCCGTTGCCGATCTTCATCGGCAGCATCAGTGTGCAGCCGCCGCATCGCGTCCAGGGCACGGCAGTGTTCCTGACCGCGCGCTCTGACGCCGTGCCCCACGCGCTTTTGCACAATATGCTGCACAACCAGGTGCTGCATGAACAAGTGGTGCTGTTGACGGTGGTCAACGAAGACACGCCGCGGGTACCCCTGGCTCGACGCTTCGAGGTGCAGAGCTATGGCGAAGGGTTCTTCCGGGTCATTCTGCATTACGGTTTCATGGATGAACCGGACGTGCCGGCTGCCTTGGCCCTCTGCGATCTGCCAGACCTGGACTTCAGCCCGATGCGCACCACCTATTTCCTCAGTCGCGAGACGGTGATCGCTTCCAAGCTGGCCGGCATGGCGCGCTGGCGCGAGCAGTTGTTCGCCTTCATGCTGAAGAACGCCAATGGCAACCTGCGCTTCTTCAAGCTGCCGGTGAACCGAGTGATCGAACTGGGTACGCAGGTGGAGATGTAA
- a CDS encoding virulence factor family protein yields the protein MIRRYWRKALALIVVLLLAVAGYYWWATRPAPAAQLNAQRLSNGSEAREVVPGIRSKSQVAIAVPAAEALTDKQLLDLSRDASAHIVQVILPETDCSLQQTALNAAIGRLDGAPDLVAGIGPGASLAWRWLATQNNDKAQAVSVDLSMEKPDGCLPELPKKAEHGQWMVAWNDNPDDASAAFVRDQPNAQTVISDYDVKLPQVLKNQITGILVGSDGTHLAIPVVEVPAVQSNDTVSLFLSGDGGWRDLDKAVAGDMATMGYPTVGIDTLRYYWEHKTPEQSADDLVELMHYYRQKWGAKRFVLTGYSFGADVLPAIYNRLPAEEQDSVSAIILLAFARSGSFEIEVEGWLGNAGKEAPTGPEMAKLPAAKVVCVYGEEETDESGCTQSTAVGEKVKLPGGHHFDEDYPALAKRLVQQIDKRTGSK from the coding sequence ATGATTCGACGTTACTGGCGCAAGGCGCTTGCCTTGATCGTGGTTCTGCTGCTGGCGGTTGCCGGCTACTACTGGTGGGCGACCCGCCCTGCCCCGGCCGCGCAGCTCAACGCACAGCGCCTGAGCAATGGCAGCGAGGCCCGCGAGGTGGTCCCCGGCATCCGGAGCAAGTCCCAGGTGGCCATTGCGGTGCCCGCCGCCGAAGCCTTGACCGACAAGCAGTTGCTGGACCTGAGCCGTGATGCCTCGGCGCACATCGTCCAGGTGATCCTCCCGGAAACCGATTGCAGCTTGCAGCAAACCGCACTGAATGCTGCCATCGGGCGGCTCGATGGAGCGCCGGACCTGGTGGCTGGCATTGGCCCGGGTGCTTCACTGGCCTGGCGCTGGCTGGCCACGCAGAACAACGACAAGGCCCAGGCGGTGTCGGTGGACCTGAGCATGGAGAAACCGGACGGTTGCCTGCCTGAATTGCCGAAGAAGGCCGAGCACGGCCAGTGGATGGTCGCCTGGAACGACAACCCCGACGACGCCAGTGCCGCGTTCGTCCGCGATCAACCCAATGCCCAGACCGTCATCAGCGATTACGACGTGAAGCTGCCGCAAGTCCTGAAAAACCAGATCACCGGGATTCTGGTCGGCAGTGACGGCACCCACCTGGCCATTCCTGTGGTCGAAGTGCCCGCCGTGCAGAGCAACGACACCGTCAGCCTGTTTCTTTCCGGCGACGGTGGCTGGCGCGACCTCGACAAGGCAGTGGCCGGTGATATGGCGACAATGGGGTACCCGACAGTGGGTATCGACACCCTGCGCTATTACTGGGAGCACAAGACACCGGAGCAAAGCGCCGACGACCTGGTCGAGCTGATGCATTACTACCGGCAGAAATGGGGTGCCAAGCGGTTCGTGCTGACCGGCTATTCGTTCGGTGCCGACGTGCTTCCGGCGATCTACAACCGCCTGCCTGCCGAGGAACAGGACAGCGTCAGCGCGATCATCCTGCTGGCTTTCGCCCGCAGCGGCAGCTTCGAGATCGAAGTCGAAGGATGGCTGGGCAATGCTGGCAAAGAAGCGCCCACCGGACCGGAGATGGCCAAGCTGCCGGCCGCCAAGGTGGTGTGCGTGTATGGCGAGGAAGAAACCGACGAAAGCGGCTGCACCCAGAGCACTGCAGTAGGCGAGAAGGTCAAACTGCCGGGCGGGCACCATTTCGACGAGGACTACCCGGCGCTGGCCAAGCGGTTGGTGCAGCAGATCGACAAGCGTACGGGTTCCAAGTGA
- the mprF gene encoding bifunctional lysylphosphatidylglycerol flippase/synthetase MprF, whose translation MRSDLPDSTAVELPPAAAAAGPIKPARARWLDLLSRYRQPVGLAVTLLLFAIALLACRHLLSELDIYALHDSVLATPPAALGGALLAMVCGFIILLGYEWSASRYANVTLPARTLALGGFTSFAIGNAIGLSMLSGGSVRYRLYSRLGVGAGEVARMTLFASLSLGCALPPLAAVATLSSLPAASQALGVSQGLLGTVAAVVLVLTALLVLGVYRRRLPEQPLPHNLLVRAGRRTLRLPGARLTLLQLVITALDVVAAATVLYLLLPEAPPFGAFVLIYLLALAAGVLSHVPGGVGVFEAILLAAFADTLGAAPLAAALLLYRLIYVVLPMLVACVVLLGNEARRLFFAQQAIRVASGLAAPILAVLVFLSGVVLLFSGATPEIDTRLQDLGFLIPHRLIDASHLGASLVGVLCLLLAQGLRRRLSAAWVLTMVLLLAGAVLSLLKGFDWEEASLLCMTALLLAVFKRSFYRPSRLLELPFSPLYLIASVCVVGASIWLLFFAYQDVPYSTKLWWQFALDADAPRGLRSALGSAVLLIVVALTWLLRTARPVIHLPTPDELERAATILKASHQPDGGLALTGDKALLFHPKDEAFLMYARRGRSLVALYDPIGPTQPRAEMIWQFRDLCDFHHARPVFYQVRAENLPFYMDIGLTAIKLGEEARVDLHAFDLEAKGKEMKDLRYTWNRGTRDGLSLEIYEPGHAPLEELKVISDAWLSGKNVREKGFSLGRFSPEYLNHFRIAIVHFEGKPVAFANLLETQSTELASLDLMRAHPQAPKLTMEFMMVGLIQHYKKHGYARFSLGMVPLSGLQPRRGAPLTQRLGSMVFNRGEQLYNFQGLRRFKDKFQPTWEPRYMAVPAGLDPLVALADTAALIAGGLTGLVKR comes from the coding sequence ATGCGCTCTGACTTGCCCGATTCAACCGCTGTGGAACTTCCCCCCGCCGCTGCCGCTGCCGGTCCGATCAAACCCGCACGCGCTCGCTGGCTCGATCTGCTGAGCCGCTACCGGCAGCCAGTGGGGCTGGCCGTTACCCTATTGCTGTTTGCCATCGCGCTGCTCGCCTGTCGGCATCTGCTCAGCGAACTGGACATCTACGCACTGCATGACTCGGTGCTGGCTACCCCGCCGGCCGCCTTGGGTGGCGCCCTACTGGCCATGGTCTGCGGGTTCATCATCCTGCTGGGCTATGAATGGTCGGCCAGCCGCTATGCCAACGTGACCCTGCCGGCACGCACCCTGGCTCTGGGCGGTTTCACCTCCTTCGCCATTGGTAATGCCATTGGCTTGTCGATGCTGTCCGGCGGTTCGGTACGTTATCGGCTGTATTCACGGCTGGGCGTAGGCGCGGGCGAAGTGGCGCGCATGACCCTGTTCGCCAGCCTGTCATTGGGCTGCGCCCTGCCGCCGCTGGCCGCAGTGGCCACGCTCAGCAGCCTGCCGGCTGCCTCGCAGGCCTTGGGAGTTTCGCAGGGGCTGCTGGGCACGGTTGCCGCGGTCGTGCTAGTCCTGACCGCGCTGCTGGTGCTGGGCGTATATCGACGCCGCCTGCCCGAGCAGCCATTGCCGCACAACCTGCTGGTGCGGGCGGGACGTCGCACCCTACGCCTGCCCGGGGCGCGCCTGACCCTGCTGCAATTGGTGATTACCGCACTGGACGTGGTAGCCGCGGCAACCGTGCTCTATCTGTTGCTGCCTGAAGCGCCGCCATTTGGCGCTTTCGTCCTGATCTATCTGCTGGCACTTGCCGCAGGCGTACTCAGCCATGTGCCCGGTGGCGTCGGCGTCTTCGAGGCCATCCTGTTGGCGGCGTTCGCCGATACCCTGGGGGCCGCGCCCCTGGCAGCTGCCCTGCTGCTTTATCGCTTGATCTATGTCGTGCTGCCGATGCTGGTGGCCTGCGTGGTGCTGCTGGGCAACGAGGCGCGCCGACTGTTCTTCGCTCAACAGGCCATTCGTGTGGCTTCCGGGCTGGCCGCACCCATTCTGGCGGTGCTGGTGTTCCTGTCGGGCGTGGTGCTGCTGTTTTCCGGTGCCACCCCGGAGATCGACACTCGCCTGCAAGACCTCGGTTTTCTGATCCCCCATCGACTTATCGATGCCTCGCACCTGGGCGCCAGCCTGGTAGGTGTGCTCTGTCTGTTATTGGCCCAAGGCCTGCGCCGTCGCCTGTCGGCGGCCTGGGTATTGACCATGGTGCTGCTGCTGGCGGGCGCCGTGCTGTCGCTGCTCAAGGGTTTCGACTGGGAAGAGGCCTCGCTGCTGTGCATGACCGCACTGCTGCTCGCCGTCTTCAAGCGTTCGTTCTACCGGCCCAGCCGCCTGCTGGAGTTGCCGTTCTCACCGCTGTACCTGATCGCCAGCGTGTGCGTGGTGGGTGCATCGATCTGGTTGCTGTTCTTTGCCTACCAAGACGTGCCCTACAGCACCAAGCTGTGGTGGCAGTTTGCGCTGGACGCTGATGCGCCCCGTGGCCTGCGCTCGGCCCTGGGCAGCGCCGTGCTGCTGATCGTGGTTGCACTGACCTGGCTGCTGCGCACCGCACGCCCGGTGATTCACCTGCCTACACCTGACGAGCTGGAACGCGCCGCGACCATTCTCAAGGCCTCGCACCAACCCGATGGCGGCCTGGCACTGACCGGCGACAAGGCGCTGCTGTTCCACCCCAAGGATGAAGCCTTTCTGATGTACGCTCGTCGCGGACGCAGCCTGGTGGCCCTGTACGACCCTATCGGCCCGACCCAGCCGCGCGCTGAAATGATCTGGCAGTTCCGCGACCTCTGCGACTTTCACCATGCGCGCCCGGTGTTCTATCAGGTCAGGGCTGAGAACCTGCCGTTCTACATGGACATTGGCCTGACGGCGATCAAGCTCGGCGAAGAAGCCCGGGTCGACCTGCACGCGTTCGATCTGGAAGCCAAGGGCAAGGAAATGAAGGATCTGCGCTACACCTGGAACCGCGGCACCCGCGACGGCCTGTCACTGGAGATCTACGAGCCCGGACACGCGCCGCTGGAAGAGCTCAAGGTGATTTCCGATGCCTGGCTCAGTGGCAAGAACGTGCGCGAGAAGGGTTTTTCCCTGGGCCGCTTCAGCCCCGAATACCTGAACCATTTCCGCATCGCGATCGTCCATTTCGAGGGCAAGCCGGTGGCGTTCGCCAACCTGCTGGAGACCCAAAGCACGGAACTGGCCAGCCTGGACCTGATGCGTGCCCATCCCCAGGCGCCCAAGCTGACCATGGAATTCATGATGGTAGGCTTGATCCAGCACTACAAAAAGCATGGCTATGCGCGCTTCAGCCTGGGCATGGTGCCGCTTTCCGGCCTGCAACCGCGGCGCGGCGCACCTTTGACCCAGCGCCTGGGCTCGATGGTCTTCAACCGTGGCGAGCAGCTGTACAATTTTCAGGGCTTGCGCCGTTTCAAGGACAAGTTCCAGCCCACTTGGGAGCCTCGCTACATGGCCGTGCCGGCGGGCCTTGATCCGCTGGTGGCATTGGCCGATACCGCCGCCCTCATTGCAGGTGGCCTGACAGGATTGGTGAAACGCTGA